From Halomicrobium salinisoli, the proteins below share one genomic window:
- a CDS encoding DUF790 family protein has product MLTKDLLRVSRAGGGYQPQFASADDERLAARVIGIYQGHVGEPRESLDAALTDLEREADDFKLVRGFAKLVDREATFETRAPLPPERARKTAFEAAEAVGVVTDGDRTAALERAADRLGSDPAAVEASLYADREKRQVLASVEPRWDPEQLRRQYNLSLAQTALFDATEVRVRSDDPTTLVSAVKRLRLMYEVRRTGDGRAVVVTGPDALFRSTRRYGTRFARLLRSVAANAGEWRLAATVDDRGTDREMVLTDADVSVPGVEPVTEVTFDSGVEADFAARFDALDLDWALTREPEPLAAGEGVVVPDFAFDYAPGGDPDTGPDYRIFFEIMGFWTPEYVEKKLSRLADLEDVEMLVAVDESLGVGEAIEARDHRAVPYSGTVRVKDVRDALRRYEERLEAESAAALPGELVPEANVVTLDELAGDRGVSESAVEDVAVPEHERIGRTLVRPAVLDDLAGEIESGMSLSAAEDRLEEKGISDSGAALSRLGYEVEWDGLSGGTLREKQ; this is encoded by the coding sequence GTGCTGACGAAGGACCTGCTCCGGGTCTCGCGGGCGGGCGGCGGCTATCAGCCGCAGTTCGCGAGCGCGGACGACGAGCGGCTGGCCGCGCGCGTGATCGGAATCTATCAGGGTCACGTCGGCGAGCCCCGCGAGTCCCTCGACGCGGCGCTGACCGACCTGGAGCGGGAGGCCGACGACTTCAAACTGGTCCGCGGGTTCGCCAAGCTCGTCGACCGGGAGGCCACCTTCGAGACGCGCGCGCCGCTGCCGCCCGAGCGGGCCCGCAAGACCGCCTTCGAGGCGGCCGAAGCGGTCGGCGTCGTCACCGACGGGGACCGGACCGCCGCGCTGGAGCGGGCGGCCGACCGACTGGGGAGCGACCCGGCGGCCGTCGAGGCGTCGCTGTACGCCGACCGCGAGAAGCGACAGGTCCTGGCGAGCGTCGAGCCCCGCTGGGATCCGGAGCAACTCCGCCGCCAGTATAACCTCTCGCTTGCTCAGACGGCCCTCTTCGACGCCACCGAGGTCCGCGTCCGCTCGGACGACCCGACGACGCTCGTCTCCGCGGTCAAGCGGCTGCGCCTGATGTACGAGGTCCGGCGGACCGGCGACGGCCGGGCGGTCGTCGTCACCGGTCCCGACGCGCTGTTCCGATCCACCCGGCGCTACGGGACGCGGTTCGCCCGGCTCCTGCGGTCCGTCGCCGCGAACGCCGGCGAGTGGCGACTGGCCGCGACCGTCGACGACCGCGGGACCGACCGGGAGATGGTCCTGACAGACGCGGACGTGTCGGTCCCCGGCGTCGAGCCGGTGACCGAGGTCACCTTCGACAGCGGCGTCGAGGCGGACTTCGCCGCCCGCTTCGACGCGCTGGACCTCGACTGGGCCCTGACCCGGGAGCCAGAGCCGCTGGCGGCCGGCGAGGGCGTCGTCGTCCCCGACTTCGCGTTCGACTACGCGCCCGGGGGCGACCCGGACACGGGCCCGGACTACCGGATCTTCTTCGAGATCATGGGCTTCTGGACGCCGGAGTACGTCGAGAAGAAGCTCTCGCGGCTCGCCGACCTGGAGGACGTCGAGATGCTCGTCGCCGTCGACGAGAGCCTCGGCGTCGGCGAGGCCATCGAGGCCCGCGACCACCGCGCCGTCCCCTACTCGGGAACGGTCCGGGTGAAGGACGTCCGGGACGCGCTGCGCCGGTACGAGGAGCGCCTGGAGGCCGAGAGCGCGGCCGCCCTCCCCGGGGAGCTGGTCCCCGAAGCGAACGTCGTGACCCTCGACGAGCTGGCGGGCGACCGCGGCGTCAGCGAGAGCGCCGTCGAGGACGTCGCCGTCCCCGAGCACGAGCGGATCGGCCGGACGCTGGTCAGGCCCGCCGTGCTCGACGACCTCGCGGGCGAGATCGAGAGCGGGATGTCGCTCTCGGCCGCGGAGGACCGTCTCGAAGAGAAGGGGATCAGCGACAGCGGCGCCGCGCTGTCGCGGCTGGGGTACGAGGTCGAGTGGGACGGACTCAGCGGCGGGACGCTGCGCGAGAAGCAGTAG